Proteins found in one Pseudomonas mosselii genomic segment:
- a CDS encoding type I secretion system permease/ATPase produces the protein MRTAPTAANEVLRALRACRAGLGNVALFTAVINVLMLAPALYMLQVYDRVLSSRNEMTLLMLSLMVLGVFAFMGLLEWLRSQVVIRLGTRMDMNLNPRVFEAAYEASLAGHRGAAGQMLADLTALRQFATGQALFAFFDAPWFPVYLLVMFLFSPWLGLMALLGAVLLTLLAWVNERLTQAPFAEAGQLSQQAGLEASANLRNAEVIEAMGMLAAVRQRWARLHHGFLARQNLGSERTAAVTALTKTVRLALQSLVLGLGAWLAIEQLITPGMMIAGSILMARVLAPIDQLIGAWRQWSGARLAYHRLNALLQAQPPRPAGMPLPTPLGKLAVEQVGATLPGSSRLCLNNLGFELPAGESLGIIGPSGSGKSTLARLLVGAVVPASGKVRLDGADLRVWDRGALGQHIGYLPQDVQLFAGSIADNIARLGAVDAQQVVAAAQLAGVHDMILKLPGGYDTLLGEGGLGLSGGQRQRIGLARALYGLPALIVLDEPNSNLDEAGEQALVEAIARLREHKRTLILITHKSSLLAGLDNLLMLKGGQLQAFGPTARVLQDAQRAARPAPAPVAPSSTRNPIGLSVTFGQPRA, from the coding sequence ATGCGAACCGCTCCCACCGCGGCCAACGAAGTGCTGCGGGCGCTCAGGGCCTGCCGTGCCGGGCTTGGCAACGTTGCGCTGTTCACCGCGGTGATCAACGTGCTGATGCTGGCCCCGGCGCTGTACATGCTGCAGGTCTACGACCGGGTCCTGTCGTCGCGCAACGAGATGACCTTGCTGATGCTCAGCCTCATGGTGCTTGGGGTGTTCGCCTTCATGGGTCTGCTGGAGTGGCTGCGCAGCCAGGTGGTGATCCGCCTGGGCACGCGCATGGACATGAACCTCAACCCACGCGTGTTCGAGGCCGCCTACGAGGCCAGCCTGGCCGGGCACCGGGGCGCGGCGGGGCAGATGCTTGCCGACCTGACCGCGCTGCGCCAGTTCGCCACCGGCCAGGCCCTGTTCGCATTTTTCGACGCGCCGTGGTTCCCGGTGTACCTGCTGGTGATGTTTCTGTTCAGCCCATGGCTCGGCCTGATGGCGCTGCTGGGGGCGGTGCTGCTGACGCTGCTGGCCTGGGTCAACGAACGTTTGACCCAGGCGCCGTTCGCCGAGGCCGGCCAGCTGTCGCAGCAGGCCGGCCTGGAGGCCAGCGCCAACCTGCGCAATGCCGAGGTGATCGAGGCCATGGGCATGCTGGCGGCGGTGCGCCAGCGCTGGGCGCGCCTGCACCACGGCTTCCTGGCCCGGCAGAACCTGGGCAGCGAGCGCACCGCGGCAGTCACCGCGCTGACCAAGACCGTGCGCCTGGCTCTGCAGTCGCTGGTACTCGGCTTGGGCGCCTGGCTGGCCATCGAGCAATTGATCACGCCAGGAATGATGATCGCCGGTTCCATTCTCATGGCCCGGGTGCTGGCACCGATCGACCAGTTGATCGGCGCCTGGCGCCAATGGAGTGGTGCGCGCCTGGCCTACCACCGCCTGAATGCGCTGCTGCAGGCCCAGCCGCCGCGCCCGGCGGGCATGCCGTTGCCGACGCCGCTCGGCAAGCTTGCGGTCGAGCAGGTGGGCGCGACGCTGCCGGGCAGCAGCCGTCTGTGCCTGAACAACCTGGGCTTCGAACTGCCGGCGGGCGAGTCACTGGGAATCATCGGCCCGTCCGGCTCGGGCAAGTCGACCCTGGCGCGGCTGCTGGTCGGCGCCGTTGTTCCGGCGAGCGGCAAGGTCCGCCTGGATGGCGCGGACCTGAGGGTCTGGGACCGTGGCGCGCTGGGGCAGCATATCGGCTACCTGCCCCAGGATGTGCAGCTGTTCGCCGGCAGCATCGCCGATAACATCGCCCGGCTCGGCGCGGTGGATGCCCAGCAAGTGGTGGCCGCGGCGCAGCTGGCGGGTGTGCACGACATGATCCTCAAGCTGCCGGGCGGCTATGACACGCTGTTGGGGGAGGGCGGGCTGGGCCTGTCCGGCGGTCAGCGCCAGCGCATCGGCCTGGCGCGGGCGCTGTATGGGCTGCCGGCGCTGATCGTGCTCGACGAGCCCAATTCCAATCTCGATGAGGCCGGGGAGCAGGCGTTGGTCGAGGCCATTGCCAGGCTGCGCGAGCACAAGCGCACGTTGATCCTGATCACCCACAAGTCCTCGCTGTTGGCCGGCCTGGACAACCTGCTGATGCTCAAGGGCGGCCAGTTGCAGGCCTTCGGCCCCACCGCCCGGGTGCTGCAGGACGCACAGCGGGCCGCTCGGCCGGCGCCCGCCCCCGTCGCGCCATCCTCCACACGCAACCCCATCGGCCTGAGCGTCACCTTCGGCCAGCCAAGAGCCTGA
- a CDS encoding HlyD family type I secretion periplasmic adaptor subunit → MSVHALSTQKTEASLLSLDEHRPGRVGRWLVLAGFGGFLLWAALAPLDKGVPVSGSVMVAGSRQAVQHPTGGVIEQLLVRDGDTVSAGQVVLRMDPTQAQAQVGSLRVQYVNARAAEARLLAERDGRASIDFPQGLRDQAASAWVATVLESQRQLRSSRAQALEMELGGLRESIAGAEASLQGLQGSLASKQAQRDALDEQLRGLRELARDGYIARNRLLDSERLLAQVNGSIAEDFGSIGRTRRQVLELKLRIGQRQQEYQNEVRQQLTELQASAEDLDNRLRSAEFELAHTQVRAPVAGTVVGLSVFTDGGVIARGQQLMEIVPRDAPLLVEARASVDMIDRLRPGLPVELMFVAFNQSTTPRVDGEVTLVSADRLIDEKTQQPYYQVRIKVSDQGLGQLAGLDIRPGMPVEAFVRTGERSLLNYLFKPLADRVHVALTEE, encoded by the coding sequence ATGAGCGTACACGCCCTCTCCACGCAAAAGACCGAGGCGAGCCTGCTCAGCCTCGACGAACACCGCCCGGGCCGGGTGGGCCGCTGGCTGGTGCTGGCAGGTTTCGGCGGTTTCCTCCTGTGGGCCGCGCTGGCGCCGCTGGACAAAGGCGTGCCGGTCAGCGGCAGCGTGATGGTCGCCGGTAGCCGACAGGCCGTGCAGCACCCCACGGGCGGGGTGATCGAGCAGTTGCTGGTGCGTGACGGCGACACGGTGAGCGCCGGCCAGGTCGTGCTGCGCATGGATCCGACCCAGGCCCAGGCCCAGGTCGGTTCGCTACGGGTACAGTACGTCAACGCCCGCGCAGCCGAGGCGCGCCTGCTGGCCGAGCGCGATGGCAGGGCTTCGATCGACTTCCCCCAAGGCCTGCGTGACCAGGCCGCCAGTGCCTGGGTGGCCACGGTGCTGGAGAGCCAGCGGCAACTGCGCAGCAGCCGCGCCCAGGCGCTGGAGATGGAGCTTGGCGGCCTGCGCGAGAGCATCGCTGGCGCCGAAGCCTCGCTGCAGGGCCTGCAAGGCTCGCTGGCCAGCAAACAGGCCCAGCGTGACGCGCTGGACGAACAGTTGCGCGGCCTGCGCGAACTGGCTCGGGATGGCTACATCGCCCGTAATCGCCTGCTCGACAGTGAGCGCCTGCTGGCCCAGGTCAACGGCTCGATTGCCGAGGACTTCGGCAGCATCGGCCGCACCCGGCGTCAGGTCCTGGAGCTCAAGCTGCGCATCGGCCAGCGCCAGCAGGAGTACCAGAACGAAGTGCGCCAGCAGCTCACCGAGCTGCAGGCCAGCGCAGAGGACCTGGACAACCGCCTGCGCAGCGCCGAGTTCGAGCTGGCCCATACCCAGGTGCGGGCCCCCGTGGCCGGCACCGTGGTGGGCCTGAGCGTGTTCACCGACGGTGGCGTCATCGCCCGCGGCCAGCAACTGATGGAGATCGTGCCGCGCGATGCGCCGCTGCTGGTCGAAGCCCGTGCCTCGGTGGACATGATCGACCGCCTGCGCCCCGGGTTGCCGGTGGAGCTGATGTTCGTCGCCTTCAACCAGAGCACCACGCCACGAGTGGATGGCGAGGTGACATTGGTCTCGGCCGATCGCCTGATCGACGAAAAGACCCAGCAGCCCTACTACCAGGTGCGCATCAAGGTCAGCGACCAGGGCCTCGGCCAACTGGCCGGCCTGGATATCCGCCCGGGCATGCCGGTGGAGGCCTTCGTGCGGACTGGCGAGCGCTCGCTGCTCAACTACCTGTTCAAGCCACTGGCCGACCGGGTGCATGTCGCGCTGACCGAGGAATAA
- a CDS encoding TolC family outer membrane protein — MSVLLRAACPLLLFTSLSAQALDLGDAYALALRNDPTWQGSIAEREAGLENLAIGRAGLLPRLSYRYNRARNDSEVTQRSQFGDVTTQRDYRSYSSTLTLEQPLFDYAAWSDYRRGVAQAALADERYRGRGQELMVRLFGAYSEALFANEQIALAQAQRRTYAEQMTLNERLLKGGEGTRTDVLETRARYELAQAQEIEAGDNLDAALHALQAIIGEPVAVEDLAPMTADFRVQPLTPTRFERWRDLAVAHNAELASQRHGLEVAEQNIERQRAGHLPSLSAYASKGISSSSSESSYNQRYDTDSIGVQLSVPLYAGGGVQASVRQARAQRDAAGFELDAQLNDTLTQLRRQFNLCASGTAKIRAYDLAVKAASALVQATRKSVRGGERVNLDVLDAEQQLFSARRDLAQARHEYLRAWLQLRYLAGVLEAGDLNALSRYFLSHG; from the coding sequence ATGTCCGTGCTACTGCGTGCCGCCTGCCCGCTGCTGTTGTTCACGAGCCTGTCGGCGCAGGCCCTGGACCTGGGTGACGCCTATGCCCTGGCGCTGCGCAACGATCCCACCTGGCAGGGCTCCATCGCCGAGCGCGAGGCCGGGCTCGAAAACCTGGCGATCGGTCGCGCTGGCCTGCTGCCCAGGTTGTCGTATCGCTACAACCGCGCCCGCAACGATTCCGAGGTGACCCAGCGTAGCCAGTTCGGCGACGTGACCACCCAGCGCGATTACCGCAGCTACAGCTCGACCCTGACCCTCGAGCAGCCGTTGTTCGACTACGCTGCCTGGAGCGACTACCGCCGTGGTGTGGCCCAGGCCGCCCTGGCCGACGAGCGCTATCGAGGTCGTGGCCAGGAGCTGATGGTGCGTCTGTTCGGCGCCTACAGCGAAGCGTTGTTCGCCAACGAACAGATCGCCCTGGCCCAGGCCCAGCGGCGTACCTATGCCGAGCAGATGACCCTCAACGAGCGCCTGCTCAAGGGCGGCGAGGGCACCCGCACCGATGTGCTGGAAACCCGCGCCCGCTACGAGTTGGCGCAGGCCCAGGAAATCGAGGCTGGCGACAATCTCGATGCGGCGCTGCACGCCTTGCAGGCGATCATCGGCGAGCCGGTGGCGGTCGAGGACCTGGCGCCGATGACCGCCGATTTTCGCGTCCAACCCCTGACCCCCACACGTTTCGAGCGCTGGCGCGACCTGGCCGTGGCCCACAACGCCGAGCTGGCCAGCCAGCGCCATGGGTTGGAGGTCGCCGAGCAGAACATCGAGCGGCAACGGGCCGGGCACCTGCCTTCGTTGAGTGCCTATGCCAGCAAGGGCATTTCCAGTTCGAGCTCCGAGAGCAGCTACAACCAACGCTACGATACCGACAGCATCGGCGTGCAGTTGAGCGTGCCGCTGTATGCCGGGGGCGGGGTGCAGGCGTCAGTACGTCAGGCTCGTGCCCAGCGCGATGCCGCGGGGTTCGAACTGGATGCACAGCTGAACGACACGCTCACCCAACTGCGTCGGCAGTTCAACCTGTGTGCCAGCGGCACGGCGAAGATCCGCGCCTACGACCTGGCGGTGAAGGCGGCCTCGGCCCTGGTGCAGGCCACACGCAAGAGCGTGCGGGGAGGGGAAAGGGTCAACCTCGATGTGCTGGATGCCGAGCAACAGCTGTTCAGTGCCAGGCGTGACCTGGCGCAGGCACGCCATGAGTACCTGCGGGCGTGGTTGCAGCTGCGCTATCTGGCGGGCGTACTGGAGGCGGGGGATCTGAATGCGCTGAGCAGGTATTTCCTGTCGCACGGATAG
- a CDS encoding nucleobase:cation symporter-2 family protein: protein MTTSPSTSPAPRPEDENLGLGANLAYGLQHVLTMYGGIVAVPLILGQAAGLAPAEIGLLIAASLFAGGLATLLQTLGLPFFGCQLPLVQGVSFAGVATMGAILGSQSGGGLPSVLGAVMAASLIGFLITPVFSRITKFFPPLVTGIVITTIGLTLMPVAARWVMGGNSASPEFGSVANIGLAALTFAIVLLLSKLGSASISRLSILLAMVAGTLIAWALGMTDFSKVTEGPIFAFPTPFHFGMPTFHIAAILSMCIVIMVTLVETSADILAVGEIIDTKVDSKRLGNGLRADMASSILAPIFGSFTQSAFAQNVGLVAVTGVKSRYVVATGGVILVVLGLLPIMGRVIAAVPTPVLGGAGIVLFGTVAASGIRTLSKVNYKNNVNLIIVAASLGFGMIPIAAPTFYHNFPSWFETIFHSGISSAAIMAILLNLIFNHFTTGNSENQSVFAAAYERTIQYSDISALRDGDYFKDGKLFDADGNEVPVLELDEHGNEAPRRKAVAEH, encoded by the coding sequence ATGACCACGTCCCCCAGCACGTCTCCCGCCCCGCGCCCCGAGGACGAGAACCTCGGCCTTGGCGCCAACCTGGCCTACGGGCTGCAGCATGTCCTGACCATGTATGGAGGGATTGTCGCCGTACCCCTGATCCTCGGCCAGGCCGCCGGCCTGGCCCCGGCGGAAATCGGCCTGTTGATCGCCGCCTCGCTGTTCGCCGGGGGCCTGGCGACGTTGCTGCAGACCCTTGGCCTGCCGTTCTTCGGCTGCCAGCTGCCGCTGGTGCAGGGCGTGTCGTTCGCCGGCGTGGCGACCATGGGCGCGATCCTCGGCAGCCAGAGCGGTGGCGGCTTGCCTTCGGTGCTGGGCGCGGTGATGGCGGCCTCGCTCATCGGTTTCCTGATCACCCCGGTGTTCTCGCGCATCACCAAGTTCTTCCCGCCGCTGGTCACCGGCATCGTCATCACCACCATCGGCCTGACCCTGATGCCCGTGGCCGCACGCTGGGTGATGGGCGGCAACAGCGCCTCGCCGGAGTTCGGCAGCGTGGCCAACATCGGCCTGGCGGCCCTGACCTTCGCCATCGTCCTGCTGCTGAGCAAGCTGGGCAGCGCGAGCATCTCGCGCCTGTCGATCCTCCTGGCCATGGTCGCCGGCACCCTGATTGCCTGGGCGCTGGGCATGACCGACTTCAGCAAGGTCACCGAAGGCCCGATCTTCGCCTTCCCCACGCCGTTCCACTTCGGCATGCCGACCTTCCATATCGCCGCGATCCTGTCGATGTGCATCGTGATCATGGTGACCCTGGTGGAAACCTCGGCGGACATCCTCGCCGTGGGTGAGATCATCGACACCAAGGTCGACTCCAAGCGCCTGGGCAATGGCCTGCGCGCCGACATGGCGTCGAGCATCCTGGCGCCGATCTTCGGCTCGTTCACCCAGAGCGCCTTTGCCCAGAACGTCGGCCTGGTGGCCGTGACCGGGGTGAAGAGCCGCTACGTGGTGGCCACCGGCGGGGTAATCCTGGTGGTGCTGGGCCTGCTGCCGATCATGGGCCGGGTCATCGCCGCGGTACCGACCCCGGTCCTCGGCGGCGCGGGTATCGTGCTGTTCGGCACCGTGGCGGCCAGCGGCATCCGCACCCTGTCCAAGGTCAACTACAAGAACAACGTCAACCTGATCATCGTCGCTGCCTCGCTGGGCTTCGGCATGATCCCGATCGCGGCGCCGACCTTCTACCACAACTTCCCGAGCTGGTTCGAAACCATCTTCCACTCCGGCATCAGCTCGGCGGCGATCATGGCCATCCTGCTGAACCTGATCTTCAACCACTTCACCACCGGCAACTCGGAAAACCAGTCGGTATTCGCCGCGGCCTACGAGCGCACCATCCAGTACTCGGACATCTCGGCCCTGCGCGATGGCGACTACTTCAAGGACGGCAAGCTGTTCGACGCCGACGGCAATGAGGTTCCGGTGCTGGAGCTTGACGAGCACGGCAACGAGGCGCCCAGGCGCAAGGCGGTTGCCGAACACTGA
- a CDS encoding PilZ domain-containing protein: MSDHDERRRFQRIAFDAPTELRQGERRWPVKLLDLSLKGLLIERPDPWNADLTQDFEAIIHLNDKKTQVLMQVELRHEEPSRLGFICLHIDIDSMTHLHRLVELNVGDSTEMMRELRELIED; the protein is encoded by the coding sequence ATGAGCGACCACGACGAACGCCGCCGCTTTCAACGCATCGCCTTCGATGCCCCCACTGAACTGCGCCAGGGCGAGCGGCGCTGGCCGGTGAAACTGCTCGACCTGTCGCTCAAGGGCTTGCTGATCGAGCGCCCCGATCCCTGGAATGCCGACCTCACCCAGGATTTCGAAGCGATCATCCACCTCAACGACAAGAAGACCCAGGTGCTGATGCAGGTCGAACTGCGCCACGAGGAGCCGAGCCGCCTGGGTTTCATCTGCCTGCACATCGACATCGATTCGATGACCCATCTGCACCGTCTGGTGGAACTGAACGTGGGTGACAGCACCGAAATGATGCGCGAGCTGCGCGAACTCATCGAAGATTGA
- a CDS encoding carbon starvation CstA family protein has product MNNNNSLLRHIPWLALAVIGACALGVVALRRGEAINALWIVVAAVALYLVAYRYYSLFIATKVMQLDHRRATPAVLNNDGLDYVPTNKHILFGHHFAAIAGAGPLVGPVLAAQMGYLPGTLWLIAGVVLAGAVQDFMVLFLSTRRNGRSLGDMVREEMGRIPGTIALFGCFLIMIIILAVLALIVVKALAESPWGMFTVMATIPIAMFMGIYMRYIRPGRIGEISVIGVVLLLLSIWLGGQIAADPVWGPAFTFTGVQITWMLVGYGFVAAVLPVWLVLAPRDYLSTFLKIGTIVGLAIGILIIAPELKMPALTQFTDGTGPVWKGTLFPFLFITIACGAVSGFHALISSGTTPKLLDNETNARYIGYGGMLMESFVAIMAMVAASVIEPGVYFAMNSPAAVVGADVVSVAQTVSSWGFMITPEQLEATARDIGEHTILARAGGAPTLAVGIAQILHQVLPGENTMAFWYHFAILFEALFILTAVDAGTRAGRFMLQDLLGSFVPALKRTESWTANLIGTAGCVALWGYLLYQGVIDPLGGINTLWPLFGISNQMLAGIALMLGTVVLIKMKRQRYVWVTLLPAVWLLICTTTAGLIKLFDPNPAVGFLALAKKYSTALDAGQVLAPAKDIGQMQHVIFNAYTNAGLTVLFLVVVFSVLFFAVKVGLAALGRKERTDKETPFQALPDA; this is encoded by the coding sequence ATGAACAACAATAATAGCCTGCTACGCCACATTCCGTGGCTGGCGCTGGCAGTCATAGGGGCCTGCGCGCTGGGTGTGGTCGCCCTGCGTCGCGGTGAGGCCATCAACGCCTTGTGGATCGTGGTCGCGGCAGTGGCCCTTTACCTGGTCGCCTACCGTTACTACAGCCTGTTCATCGCCACCAAGGTGATGCAGCTCGACCACCGCCGGGCCACGCCCGCGGTGCTCAACAACGATGGCCTGGACTACGTCCCGACCAACAAGCACATTCTCTTCGGCCACCACTTCGCCGCCATCGCCGGCGCCGGCCCGCTCGTCGGCCCGGTGCTCGCCGCGCAGATGGGCTACCTGCCCGGCACGCTGTGGCTGATCGCCGGCGTGGTGCTGGCCGGCGCGGTGCAGGACTTCATGGTCCTGTTCCTCTCCACCCGCCGCAACGGCCGCTCGCTGGGCGACATGGTTCGCGAGGAAATGGGCCGCATCCCGGGCACCATCGCCCTGTTCGGCTGCTTCCTGATCATGATCATCATCCTCGCGGTGCTGGCGCTGATCGTGGTCAAGGCCCTGGCCGAGAGCCCGTGGGGCATGTTCACGGTGATGGCGACCATCCCGATCGCGATGTTCATGGGCATCTACATGCGCTACATCCGCCCGGGCCGCATCGGCGAGATCTCGGTCATCGGCGTGGTCCTGCTGCTGCTGTCGATCTGGCTGGGGGGCCAGATCGCCGCAGATCCGGTGTGGGGCCCGGCGTTCACCTTCACCGGCGTGCAGATCACCTGGATGCTGGTCGGCTACGGTTTCGTCGCTGCCGTGCTGCCGGTGTGGCTGGTGCTGGCGCCGCGTGACTACCTGTCGACCTTTCTCAAGATCGGCACCATCGTCGGCCTTGCCATCGGCATCCTGATCATCGCGCCCGAACTGAAGATGCCGGCGCTGACCCAGTTCACCGACGGCACGGGCCCGGTTTGGAAGGGCACCCTGTTCCCGTTCCTGTTTATCACCATCGCCTGCGGCGCGGTGTCCGGCTTCCACGCGCTGATCTCCTCGGGGACCACGCCCAAGCTGCTGGACAACGAAACCAACGCCCGCTACATCGGCTACGGCGGCATGCTGATGGAGTCGTTCGTCGCCATCATGGCCATGGTCGCCGCCTCGGTGATCGAGCCTGGGGTGTACTTCGCCATGAACAGCCCGGCCGCGGTGGTCGGTGCCGACGTCGTCTCGGTGGCGCAGACTGTGAGCAGCTGGGGCTTCATGATCACACCCGAGCAGCTCGAGGCCACAGCCCGTGATATCGGCGAGCACACCATCCTGGCCCGTGCCGGTGGTGCACCGACCCTGGCGGTGGGCATTGCGCAGATCCTGCACCAGGTACTGCCGGGTGAGAACACCATGGCGTTCTGGTACCACTTCGCGATTCTGTTCGAGGCGCTGTTCATCCTCACTGCAGTAGACGCCGGTACCCGTGCCGGTCGCTTCATGCTGCAGGATTTGCTGGGCAGCTTCGTGCCGGCCCTGAAACGCACCGAGTCGTGGACCGCCAACCTGATCGGCACCGCCGGTTGCGTGGCGCTGTGGGGCTATCTGCTGTATCAGGGCGTGATCGACCCTCTGGGTGGCATCAACACCCTGTGGCCGCTGTTCGGCATCTCCAACCAGATGCTCGCCGGCATCGCCTTGATGCTGGGTACCGTGGTGCTGATCAAGATGAAGCGCCAGCGCTACGTCTGGGTCACCCTGCTGCCGGCCGTGTGGCTGCTGATCTGCACCACCACCGCGGGCCTGATCAAGTTGTTCGACCCGAACCCTGCGGTCGGCTTCCTGGCCCTGGCCAAGAAGTACAGCACCGCGCTGGATGCCGGCCAAGTGCTGGCCCCGGCCAAGGACATCGGCCAGATGCAGCATGTGATCTTCAACGCCTACACCAACGCCGGCCTGACCGTGCTGTTCCTGGTGGTGGTGTTCAGCGTGCTGTTCTTCGCCGTCAAGGTTGGCCTCGCCGCCCTGGGTCGCAAGGAGCGCACCGACAAGGAAACCCCGTTCCAGGCCCTGCCTGACGCTTGA
- a CDS encoding YbdD/YjiX family protein has product MFNDLGRLGKYLGQAARLMVGMPDYDNYVEHMRKKHPDKPVMSYEEFFRERQEARYGGKSGPKCC; this is encoded by the coding sequence ATGTTCAACGACCTGGGTCGACTGGGCAAGTACCTGGGGCAGGCCGCCCGCCTGATGGTCGGCATGCCCGACTACGACAACTATGTCGAGCACATGCGCAAGAAGCACCCGGACAAGCCGGTGATGAGCTACGAAGAGTTCTTCCGCGAGCGCCAGGAAGCGCGCTATGGTGGCAAGTCCGGGCCCAAGTGCTGTTGA
- the yjiA gene encoding GTPase: MQTPIPVTVLTGFLGAGKTTLLKHMLRAEHGLKLAVIENEFSEAGIDSQLLGDEPVQVMTLANGCVCCSIHGDLTRALYLLLERLDAGEIAFDRLVIECTGLADPAPVAQTFFIDEELRERYILDGIITLVDTAHAELHLTQAIAQAQVGFADRLLLSKTDLVEPQVVDALRERLARINGRAAIRVVEHGRIDLAELLDVRGFNLNPDLGISPKPTLRPLLKPATPDRISTLVLRTETPLDIDRLSDFMNELLEEHGKQLLRYKGVLNIAGEDRRLVFQGVLKLYGFDWDAEWKDGETRESVMVFIADELPEENIRAGFEALYHA; this comes from the coding sequence GTGCAAACGCCGATTCCCGTTACCGTGCTGACCGGCTTCCTTGGCGCCGGCAAGACCACATTGCTCAAGCATATGCTCAGGGCCGAGCATGGCCTGAAGCTCGCCGTGATCGAAAACGAATTCAGCGAGGCCGGCATCGACAGCCAACTGCTGGGCGATGAACCGGTGCAGGTCATGACCCTGGCCAACGGCTGCGTGTGCTGCAGCATCCATGGCGACCTGACCCGGGCCCTGTACCTGCTGCTCGAACGGCTGGATGCCGGTGAAATCGCCTTCGATCGCCTGGTCATCGAGTGCACCGGCCTTGCCGATCCGGCGCCGGTGGCGCAGACCTTCTTCATCGATGAAGAGCTGCGCGAGCGCTATATCCTCGACGGCATTATCACCCTGGTCGACACCGCCCATGCCGAGCTGCACCTGACCCAGGCCATCGCCCAGGCCCAGGTTGGCTTCGCCGACCGCCTGCTGCTGAGCAAGACCGACCTGGTCGAGCCACAGGTGGTCGACGCCCTGCGCGAGCGTCTGGCGCGCATCAATGGCCGGGCGGCAATCCGCGTGGTCGAGCACGGCCGCATCGACCTGGCCGAGCTACTCGATGTGCGCGGCTTCAACCTCAACCCGGACCTGGGCATCAGCCCAAAGCCCACCTTGCGCCCGCTGCTCAAGCCGGCCACCCCTGACCGTATCTCGACGCTGGTGCTGCGCACCGAAACGCCGTTGGACATCGATCGGCTCAGCGACTTCATGAACGAGCTGCTGGAAGAGCACGGCAAGCAATTGCTGCGCTACAAGGGGGTATTGAACATTGCCGGTGAGGACCGCCGTCTGGTGTTCCAAGGGGTGCTGAAGCTCTATGGCTTTGATTGGGACGCCGAGTGGAAGGACGGCGAGACACGGGAAAGCGTGATGGTGTTCATTGCCGATGAGCTGCCGGAAGAGAATATTCGGGCAGGGTTTGAGGCGTTGTATCACGCATGA
- the glyA gene encoding serine hydroxymethyltransferase yields the protein MFSRDLTIAKYDAELFEAMQQEALRQEEHIELIASENYTSPAVMEAQGSVLTNKYAEGYPGKRYYGGCEYVDVVEQLAIDRAKELFGADYANVQPHAGSQANAAVYLALLSAGDTILGMSLAHGGHLTHGASVSSSGKLYNAIQYGIDANGLINYDEVEALALEHKPKMIVAGFSAYSQVLDFPRFREIADKVGAYLFVDMAHVAGLVAAGVYPNPVPFADVVTTTTHKTLRGPRGGLILARANADIEKKLNSAVFPGAQGGPLEHVIAAKAICFKEALQPEFKAYQQQVVKNAQAMAEVFIERGFDVVSGGTQNHLFLLSLIKQEISGKDADAALGKAFITVNKNSVPNDPRSPFVTSGLRFGTPAVTTRGFKEAECRELAGWICDILADLNNEAVIDAVREKVKAICKKLPVYGN from the coding sequence ATGTTCAGCCGTGATTTGACCATTGCCAAGTACGACGCCGAGCTCTTCGAAGCCATGCAGCAAGAAGCCCTGCGCCAGGAAGAGCATATCGAGCTGATCGCTTCGGAAAACTACACCAGCCCGGCGGTCATGGAGGCCCAGGGTTCGGTTCTGACCAACAAGTACGCCGAAGGCTACCCAGGCAAGCGCTACTACGGTGGTTGCGAGTACGTCGACGTCGTCGAGCAGCTGGCCATCGACCGCGCCAAGGAGCTGTTCGGCGCCGACTACGCCAACGTCCAGCCGCACGCCGGCTCCCAGGCCAACGCCGCCGTCTACCTGGCCCTGCTGTCGGCCGGTGACACCATCCTGGGCATGAGCCTGGCCCACGGCGGTCACCTGACCCACGGCGCCAGCGTCTCCTCCTCGGGCAAGCTGTACAACGCCATCCAGTACGGCATCGACGCCAACGGCCTGATCAACTACGACGAAGTCGAAGCACTGGCCCTGGAGCACAAGCCGAAGATGATCGTCGCCGGCTTCTCCGCCTACTCGCAGGTCCTGGACTTCCCACGCTTCCGCGAAATCGCCGACAAGGTCGGTGCCTACCTGTTCGTCGACATGGCCCACGTGGCTGGCCTGGTCGCCGCCGGCGTGTACCCGAACCCTGTTCCGTTCGCCGACGTGGTCACCACCACCACCCACAAGACCCTGCGCGGTCCGCGTGGCGGCCTGATCCTGGCCCGCGCCAACGCCGACATCGAGAAGAAGCTGAACTCCGCGGTCTTCCCGGGCGCCCAAGGCGGCCCGCTGGAGCACGTCATCGCCGCCAAGGCGATCTGCTTCAAGGAAGCGCTGCAGCCTGAGTTCAAGGCCTACCAGCAGCAAGTGGTAAAGAACGCCCAGGCCATGGCCGAAGTGTTCATCGAGCGTGGTTTCGACGTCGTTTCCGGCGGCACCCAGAACCACCTGTTCCTGCTGTCGCTGATCAAGCAGGAAATCTCCGGTAAGGACGCCGACGCCGCCCTGGGCAAGGCGTTCATCACCGTCAACAAGAACTCGGTCCCGAACGACCCACGTTCGCCGTTCGTCACCTCGGGCCTGCGTTTCGGCACCCCTGCCGTCACCACCCGTGGCTTCAAGGAAGCCGAGTGCCGCGAACTGGCTGGCTGGATCTGCGACATCCTGGCCGACCTGAACAACGAAGCGGTGATCGACGCCGTGCGCGAGAAGGTCAAGGCCATCTGCAAGAAGCTGCCGGTGTACGGCAACTGA